In Bacteroidota bacterium, a genomic segment contains:
- a CDS encoding TonB-dependent receptor, producing MNVEPHSNIKQKTLKINLDQSIFGTFAEIGAGQEVANYFFKAGASSQTIAKTISAYDMGMSNSLYGKTNSKRYVSEERLKKMLSIEYSQLVSSLKNKHPNNIRFFAFANTVSAINYQKTNESHGWVGIRFQLHPGHEPNEILMHVKMYEKDNILQQRTLGIIGVNLVYASYYYYNYTNSFLQSLMDFISRDKLEIDMIKMTGPEFNEIDNRSLSLQLVKNKMTNATLFDSLHNVKPPSDIFYKKNIMVLRGNFRPITYVALDMLEKGFETFKKDKSYNGEETLLFCEISIENLLKDLEYDESDFLNRVDLINGLGINVMVSDLKFHYEFVEYFDIFKIYNLGIITSSLSLQNLFLKDYYKNLHGGIMEGFGKLFQNNVKIYVYPAQQSGKDELLTSENVIIKDESRHIYNYLLDTNKLAQITNADITKLHIFSRTVLKYIQEGNPIWVKMVPSFVSKEIKSKQMFGYKKLKENLN from the coding sequence ATGAATGTTGAACCTCACAGTAATATAAAACAAAAAACTTTAAAAATAAATTTAGACCAAAGCATCTTTGGCACTTTTGCTGAAATAGGTGCAGGTCAGGAGGTCGCAAATTATTTTTTTAAAGCAGGAGCTTCTTCTCAAACAATTGCAAAAACTATTTCTGCTTACGATATGGGAATGAGCAATTCCTTATACGGAAAAACAAACAGCAAAAGATATGTTAGTGAAGAAAGGCTAAAAAAAATGCTTTCAATTGAATATAGCCAATTAGTTTCTTCATTAAAAAATAAACATCCTAATAATATTAGATTTTTTGCATTTGCAAATACAGTTTCAGCAATCAATTATCAAAAAACAAATGAAAGTCATGGATGGGTAGGAATACGATTTCAATTACATCCGGGACATGAACCAAATGAAATACTCATGCATGTAAAAATGTATGAAAAAGATAATATTTTACAACAAAGAACACTTGGTATCATTGGTGTTAACTTAGTTTATGCATCTTATTATTACTACAATTACACAAATAGTTTTCTTCAATCTTTAATGGACTTTATTTCAAGAGATAAACTTGAAATAGATATGATAAAAATGACAGGTCCTGAGTTTAACGAAATTGATAACAGATCTTTAAGCCTGCAACTTGTTAAAAACAAAATGACAAATGCAACATTATTTGATAGTTTGCATAATGTGAAACCTCCATCAGATATTTTCTACAAAAAAAACATAATGGTTTTAAGGGGGAATTTTCGCCCGATAACTTATGTTGCACTTGATATGCTTGAGAAAGGTTTTGAAACGTTTAAAAAAGACAAAAGCTATAATGGAGAAGAAACATTATTATTCTGTGAAATTAGCATCGAAAATTTATTAAAAGATTTGGAATATGACGAAAGTGATTTCCTAAATCGTGTTGACTTAATAAATGGATTGGGAATTAATGTAATGGTTTCTGATTTAAAGTTTCACTATGAATTTGTAGAATATTTTGACATTTTTAAAATTTACAATTTAGGAATCATAACATCCTCTTTGTCATTACAAAATCTTTTTCTGAAAGATTACTACAAAAATTTGCATGGAGGTATAATGGAAGGATTTGGAAAACTATTTCAAAATAACGTAAAGATATATGTTTATCCTGCCCAACAATCTGGAAAGGATGAACTTTTAACATCTGAAAACGTAATAATAAAAGACGAATCCCGACACATATATAATTATTTACTTGATACAAATAAATTGGCTCAAATTACAAATGCAGATATAACTAAATTGCATATTTTTTCAAGAACAGTATTGAAATATATTCAAGAAGGCAATCCTATTTGGGTAAAAATGGTTCCTTCTTTTGTGTCTAAAGAAATTAAATCAAAACAGATGTTCGGATATAAAAAATTAAAAGAAAATTTAAACTAA
- a CDS encoding desulfoferrodoxin family protein, which yields MMKINKYQDISQIDREAKKDYIDRHSAFLHCENNAKKGEKFKVKVKVGDQYPHPDDPDHYIAWVQLWNAEKMLAEANFIEGALGNEANNLEVDFYIVPQKNMKLIAQAFCTKHGLWQSEEVAVTVE from the coding sequence ATTATGAAAATTAATAAATACCAAGATATTTCTCAAATAGATAGAGAAGCAAAAAAAGATTATATTGACAGACATTCTGCTTTTTTACATTGTGAAAACAATGCAAAAAAAGGAGAAAAATTTAAAGTAAAAGTAAAAGTTGGGGATCAATACCCTCATCCTGATGATCCTGACCATTACATTGCTTGGGTGCAATTATGGAATGCTGAAAAAATGCTTGCCGAAGCAAATTTTATTGAAGGAGCATTAGGTAACGAAGCAAATAATTTAGAAGTTGACTTTTACATTGTTCCTCAAAAGAACATGAAACTGATAGCTCAAGCATTTTGCACAAAACACGGTTTGTGGCAAAGTGAAGAAGTTGCTGTTACTGTAGAATAA
- a CDS encoding rubredoxin codes for MKKYECEVCGYIYDPKVGDPDGGIEPGTAFEDIPDDWICPECGVGKDDFELIEE; via the coding sequence ATGAAAAAGTATGAATGTGAAGTATGTGGTTATATTTATGACCCCAAAGTAGGTGACCCCGATGGTGGAATTGAGCCGGGAACAGCTTTTGAAGACATCCCTGATGACTGGATTTGCCCAGAATGTGGTGTAGGAAAAGATGATTTTGAACTTATTGAAGAATAG
- a CDS encoding ferritin, with amino-acid sequence MLSKKIEKELNKQINAEYWSAYFYLSMAAYFEKENLPGFGNWMKVQYQEEISHVMKFFDYVNDRGGRVLLKQIDAVKTEWKDVINVIEETLEHEQKVTALINNLVDISLEEKDHATYNILQWFVAEQVEEEANVDKILQQLKMMEGSKHGLVMLDKELQQRTFIDETK; translated from the coding sequence ATGCTAAGTAAAAAAATTGAAAAAGAACTAAATAAGCAGATTAATGCTGAATACTGGTCAGCATACTTTTACTTGTCAATGGCAGCTTATTTTGAAAAAGAAAATTTACCAGGTTTTGGGAATTGGATGAAAGTTCAATATCAGGAAGAAATTTCGCATGTAATGAAATTTTTTGATTATGTCAATGATCGTGGTGGACGAGTTTTGTTAAAACAAATTGATGCTGTAAAAACAGAATGGAAAGATGTAATAAATGTAATAGAAGAAACTTTGGAACATGAGCAAAAAGTTACAGCACTAATAAATAATTTGGTTGATATTTCTTTGGAAGAAAAAGATCATGCTACATATAATATTTTACAATGGTTTGTTGCAGAACAAGTTGAGGAAGAAGCTAATGTAGATAAAATATTACAGCAGTTAAAAATGATGGAAGGAAGTAAACACGGATTAGTAATGCTTGACAAAGAACTACAGCAAAGAACATTTATTGACGAAACAAAATAA
- a CDS encoding dihydroorotate dehydrogenase-like protein yields MDLSVKYLGLDLKNPIIIGSSGLTDSVEKIKKLAESGAGAVVLKSLFEEQILMEMDKNENQDYSDYPEAHDYARYYTKEKSTSDYIDLIKGAKDSVDIPIIASVNCVTANEWISFAKKIEDAGADAIEINVSMLPSDVNLSSADNEKKYFDIISEVRKNVKLPIALKMSHYSAGLAQLIQKLSWTKDLDSFVLFNRYYSPDIDLDKMEIKSSNVFSTANEITVSLRWIALLSHKIKLPLVATTGIHDSEGVVKQILAGAQAVQIVSTIYKNKDEYIGEIIKGLEDWMKKNNYNSLANFRGQLSYEKSKDGAAFERIQFMKYYSHI; encoded by the coding sequence ATGGATTTATCTGTAAAATATTTAGGATTGGATTTAAAAAATCCAATTATTATCGGAAGCTCAGGATTAACTGATTCTGTTGAAAAAATTAAAAAACTTGCAGAATCAGGTGCAGGAGCTGTTGTTCTCAAATCTCTTTTTGAAGAACAAATTTTAATGGAGATGGATAAAAACGAAAATCAGGATTATAGTGATTACCCGGAAGCACATGACTATGCTCGCTATTACACAAAAGAGAAAAGTACTAGTGATTATATAGATTTAATTAAAGGAGCAAAAGATTCTGTTGACATTCCTATTATTGCAAGTGTAAATTGTGTTACTGCAAATGAATGGATTTCTTTTGCAAAAAAAATTGAAGATGCCGGTGCTGATGCAATTGAAATAAATGTTTCGATGCTTCCTTCCGATGTAAATTTAAGTAGTGCAGATAATGAAAAAAAATATTTTGATATTATTTCTGAAGTAAGAAAAAATGTTAAACTACCTATCGCCTTAAAAATGAGTCATTATTCAGCAGGTTTGGCTCAGTTAATTCAAAAATTAAGCTGGACAAAAGATTTGGATTCCTTTGTTTTATTTAATAGATATTACAGCCCTGATATAGATTTAGACAAAATGGAAATCAAAAGTTCAAATGTATTTAGTACAGCAAACGAAATAACTGTTTCGTTAAGGTGGATAGCTTTGTTAAGTCATAAAATAAAACTTCCATTAGTTGCAACAACAGGAATTCATGACAGCGAAGGCGTTGTAAAGCAAATACTTGCCGGTGCTCAAGCAGTTCAAATAGTTTCAACTATTTACAAGAATAAAGATGAATATATTGGCGAAATAATTAAGGGATTAGAAGATTGGATGAAGAAAAATAATTATAATTCTTTAGCTAACTTTAGAGGACAACTTAGTTATGAAAAATCAAAAGACGGTGCTGCTTTTGAAAGAATCCAATTTATGAAGTATTATTCTCACATATAA
- a CDS encoding rubrerythrin family protein, with amino-acid sequence MESLKGTKTEQNLLKSFAGESQARMRYDYFAKQAKKEGLEQISAIFAETALNEKEHAKRFFKFLEGGAVEITAIYPAGKIGTTLENLKASAEGENEEWTELYPEFAKVADEEGFKEIATAYRMIAKVEKAHEERYTKLFSNLEEGKVFERNSKIVWKCRNCGYLHEGTKAPEICPACLHPQSYFEIKETNY; translated from the coding sequence ATGGAATCATTAAAAGGAACAAAAACAGAACAGAATTTGTTAAAATCATTTGCTGGAGAATCTCAGGCAAGAATGCGATATGATTATTTTGCCAAACAGGCAAAAAAAGAAGGTTTGGAACAAATCTCGGCAATATTTGCAGAAACAGCATTGAATGAAAAAGAACATGCAAAAAGGTTTTTTAAATTTCTTGAAGGAGGAGCAGTTGAAATCACTGCAATTTATCCTGCAGGAAAAATAGGAACCACACTTGAAAACCTAAAAGCCTCTGCTGAGGGTGAAAATGAAGAATGGACAGAACTTTATCCTGAATTTGCAAAAGTAGCAGATGAAGAAGGTTTCAAAGAGATTGCAACTGCTTATAGAATGATTGCTAAAGTAGAAAAAGCACACGAGGAAAGATATACAAAATTATTTTCCAATCTTGAGGAAGGTAAAGTGTTTGAAAGAAACAGTAAGATTGTTTGGAAATGTCGTAATTGCGGATATTTGCATGAAGGAACTAAAGCTCCCGAAATATGTCCTGCATGTTTGCACCCTCAATCTTATTTTGAAATAAAAGAAACTAATTATTAA
- the bcp gene encoding thioredoxin-dependent thiol peroxidase, whose product MTGLKIGDKAPEINAQNQDGKEISLNTFKGKKLILYFYPKDNTPGCTAEACNLRDNFQELKNKGFHILGVSPDSDNSHQKFIAKHSLNFDLISDVERKILKDYSAWGEKMMFGKVKLAVLRKTFVIDEEGKIEKIFNKVKTKEHAQQILNEYQV is encoded by the coding sequence ATGACGGGATTAAAAATTGGGGATAAAGCTCCGGAAATAAATGCTCAAAACCAAGATGGCAAAGAAATAAGTTTAAACACTTTTAAAGGGAAAAAACTAATATTGTACTTTTATCCAAAAGACAATACCCCTGGATGTACTGCTGAAGCTTGTAATTTAAGAGATAATTTTCAGGAACTAAAGAATAAAGGATTTCATATTTTAGGTGTTAGTCCCGATAGTGATAATTCTCATCAAAAATTTATAGCAAAACATAGTTTGAACTTTGATTTGATTTCTGATGTTGAAAGAAAAATTCTAAAGGATTATTCTGCATGGGGAGAAAAAATGATGTTTGGTAAAGTCAAACTTGCTGTTTTAAGAAAAACTTTTGTGATAGACGAAGAAGGGAAAATTGAGAAAATATTTAACAAAGTAAAAACCAAAGAGCATGCTCAACAGATTTTAAATGAGTATCAAGTTTAA